The Candidatus Vesicomyosocius sp. SY067_SCS001 genome includes a window with the following:
- a CDS encoding Rid family detoxifying hydrolase: MQKQIISTDKAPKAIGTYSQAVCITGGSIIYLSGQIPLIPETMKIISGDIGEQINQVFKNIIAVCRQSNGDLKDIVKLNIYLTDLNNFPKVNEIMFTYFNEPYPARAMIGVNELPKKSMVEIDGIMAIEPCDYTY; the protein is encoded by the coding sequence ATGCAAAAACAGATTATTTCAACCGACAAAGCCCCTAAAGCAATCGGCACTTATTCTCAAGCAGTATGTATTACTGGAGGATCTATCATTTACTTATCTGGACAAATTCCTTTAATACCAGAAACAATGAAAATAATCAGTGGAGATATTGGTGAACAAATTAATCAAGTTTTTAAAAATATAATAGCTGTTTGTCGTCAATCTAATGGTGACTTAAAGGATATTGTAAAACTAAATATCTACCTAACTGATCTAAATAATTTTCCAAAAGTTAACGAAATAATGTTCACCTATTTTAATGAACCATATCCCGCACGTGCAATGATCGGTGTTAATGAACTACCTAAAAAATCCATGGTTGAAATAGATGGGATTATGGCAATAGAACCCTGTGATTACACCTACTAA
- the gcvH gene encoding glycine cleavage system protein GcvH, which translates to MSEIKDDRQYTQTHEWILDNGDDTYTMGITDHAQALLGDMVFVELPNVDDKVSIDDEFCVVESVKAASGVYSPADLQIIEVNEALDDEPELVNSSCYDDGWLVKFKSHSVGDLMNATVYAQILN; encoded by the coding sequence ATGAGTGAAATAAAAGACGATAGACAATATACACAAACTCACGAGTGGATTTTAGATAATGGTGATGATACTTATACTATGGGTATTACTGATCATGCACAAGCATTATTAGGTGATATGGTATTTGTAGAATTACCTAATGTTGATGATAAAGTCTCTATTGATGATGAGTTTTGTGTGGTTGAATCTGTTAAAGCGGCTAGTGGTGTTTATTCACCTGCTGATTTACAAATTATTGAAGTTAACGAAGCGCTTGATGACGAGCCAGAATTGGTTAATTCTAGTTGTTATGATGATGGTTGGTTAGTTAAATTTAAGTCTCATTCAGTTGGTGATTTAATGAATGCTACTGTTTATGCACAAATATTAAACTAG
- a CDS encoding rhodanese-like domain-containing protein, with product MKIFEFLFANEQIFTTITLILLIALLIGNIVVDKLKKYKDIDPNGAVTLMDNNNLILLDVREEKERKVGYIDGDIHIPLANVKSKLFSLDKHKKVLVYCRSGSRSAYISGLLTRNKFVNVYNLKGGFKAWKKAKLPIKT from the coding sequence ATGAAAATATTTGAATTCTTATTTGCTAACGAGCAAATATTTACAACCATTACACTTATACTATTAATTGCTTTACTTATTGGTAATATTGTTGTTGATAAATTAAAAAAATATAAAGATATTGACCCTAATGGAGCAGTTACACTTATGGATAATAACAATCTAATTCTATTAGATGTTAGAGAAGAAAAAGAGAGAAAGGTCGGATATATTGATGGTGATATTCACATTCCACTTGCTAATGTTAAAAGTAAATTGTTTTCACTAGATAAGCACAAAAAAGTACTAGTTTATTGTCGTAGCGGCTCTCGTTCAGCATATATTTCTGGACTATTGACACGCAATAAATTTGTGAATGTATACAACTTAAAAGGAGGGTTTAAAGCATGGAAAAAAGCCAAACTACCCATTAAAACATAA
- the recG gene encoding ATP-dependent DNA helicase RecG, with amino-acid sequence MYQLSNSIIILDGLGPKTQQKLNAIGIFNLEHLLFQLPTRYQDKTKLVKLNQVQVGDEVLIQLTIKYTEQVSTHQKQLLCYLSDSNHQNLLLRFFYFNQYQKQNFIRGDIIQCFGEIKMGQNSLEIHHPEYRLISKGQANLLEKTLSPIYPLTTNIRQAQMKKWIGIALEVFQQSDLSDHFKNLTNNAMPTLKQALNTLHHPKFDDDIKQIANFKHLSQQRLIIEELCAQRLSLLKLKSKHKSKTSNIFKIKNNLTQKALNTLKFQLTQAQQRCINDINSDLSSNHPMLRLLQGDVGSGKTIIAVFACLQAIENGFQTTIIAPTEILVAQHLQGFSKYLTPLGIEIAFLTDSQSAIQKSKQLEKINTNTARIIIGTHVLLQTKVVFDKLGLVIINEQHKFGIHQCLSLVQKSHNTPHQLVITTTPIPRSLTISAYADLDYSIIDELPPGRTPTNTIVIGNNKKNKVIEKIKQVCNTGNQVYWICTLIEESEILRTESAINTHNYLKKKLEGLNVVLIYGGMHKHKKSKIIAQFLKGKIDILVTTTEIEAGINIINTSLMVIENSERLGLTQLHQLRSRVGRSLDASICILMYQTPLSYNALERLDILRKTNDGFKIALKDLELRGPSEILGTQQIGIANMKIANIVRDKYLLKQVQSYSKQLLKLNKNKQQILITRWSTDDNS; translated from the coding sequence ATGTATCAACTATCTAATTCAATTATTATATTAGATGGGTTAGGTCCAAAAACACAACAAAAACTAAACGCCATTGGTATTTTTAATTTGGAACATTTATTATTTCAATTACCAACACGCTATCAAGATAAGACTAAACTAGTTAAATTAAACCAAGTCCAAGTAGGTGATGAAGTATTAATTCAACTAACTATAAAGTATACCGAACAGGTGTCAACTCATCAGAAACAATTGTTATGCTATTTATCTGACTCTAATCACCAAAACTTATTACTTAGATTTTTTTATTTTAATCAATATCAAAAACAAAACTTTATTCGTGGTGATATCATCCAATGCTTTGGTGAGATAAAAATGGGTCAAAATAGCTTAGAAATACACCATCCTGAATATAGATTAATCTCTAAAGGACAAGCTAATTTACTAGAAAAAACACTTAGCCCTATCTATCCATTAACCACCAATATTCGTCAAGCACAAATGAAGAAATGGATAGGTATTGCATTAGAAGTTTTTCAACAATCAGATTTGTCTGATCATTTTAAAAATCTAACAAACAATGCCATGCCTACTCTTAAGCAGGCTTTAAATACATTACATCACCCTAAATTTGATGATGATATCAAACAAATCGCTAATTTTAAGCACCTTTCACAGCAACGCTTGATTATTGAAGAGTTATGTGCACAACGCCTTAGCCTACTCAAGCTCAAAAGCAAACATAAATCCAAAACATCCAATATATTTAAAATAAAAAATAACCTAACTCAAAAAGCATTAAATACCTTAAAATTTCAACTTACCCAAGCACAACAACGTTGTATCAATGACATTAATTCAGATCTTAGTTCAAACCATCCAATGCTTAGACTATTGCAAGGTGATGTAGGATCAGGCAAAACTATTATAGCTGTATTTGCTTGTTTACAAGCAATCGAAAATGGCTTTCAAACAACTATCATTGCACCAACTGAAATACTAGTTGCACAACATTTACAAGGATTCTCAAAATACCTAACTCCTTTAGGTATTGAAATTGCGTTTTTAACTGACTCACAAAGTGCAATACAAAAATCCAAACAACTTGAAAAAATTAACACAAATACAGCAAGAATTATCATTGGCACCCACGTATTACTCCAAACCAAAGTTGTTTTTGATAAACTAGGTTTAGTAATTATTAATGAACAACACAAATTTGGTATACATCAATGCTTATCTCTTGTACAAAAATCGCATAATACACCTCATCAGCTAGTCATAACTACCACTCCTATTCCAAGATCATTAACTATTAGTGCTTATGCAGATTTAGACTACTCAATAATTGATGAATTACCACCTGGCAGAACGCCAACTAACACTATTGTAATTGGAAATAATAAAAAAAATAAAGTAATTGAAAAAATCAAACAAGTTTGTAATACTGGTAATCAAGTATATTGGATATGTACGCTGATTGAAGAATCAGAAATACTCCGTACTGAATCTGCTATCAATACCCATAATTATCTAAAAAAAAAATTAGAAGGATTAAATGTAGTACTAATTTATGGAGGAATGCACAAACACAAAAAATCTAAAATTATAGCACAATTCTTAAAAGGTAAAATTGACATTTTAGTTACTACTACAGAGATTGAAGCAGGTATTAATATTATTAATACATCACTCATGGTCATTGAAAATTCTGAAAGACTAGGGCTTACACAATTACACCAATTACGTAGTCGCGTAGGACGAAGTCTTGACGCTAGTATTTGTATTCTAATGTATCAAACGCCACTCAGTTATAATGCTCTTGAACGACTTGACATCTTAAGAAAAACAAATGATGGATTTAAAATTGCACTAAAAGACCTAGAACTTCGTGGCCCTAGTGAGATTCTAGGAACACAACAGATAGGCATAGCTAATATGAAAATTGCCAATATTGTGCGTGATAAGTATTTGCTAAAACAAGTACAGTCTTACTCAAAACAATTATTAAAATTAAACAAAAATAAACAACAAATACTTATTACTCGTTGGAGTACTGATGATAACAGCTAA
- the gcvT gene encoding glycine cleavage system aminomethyltransferase GcvT has protein sequence MMKQTPLYQIHVESQGKMVDFWDCKIPLNYGSQIEEHHQVRHDAGMLDISHMSVVDFKGAEAKAFLQILIANDVDKLRVQGKALYGCILNELGGIVDDLIVYYLNNEYYRMVINARTTDKDMSWINTKANSFDVLVEPISDLAMIAVQGPNAREKVFSAIPGVEEVCGELKSFNAASLGKLFIARIGYTGEDGFEIMLPSNAAKFTWKMLLEAGVKPYGLGAFDTLRLEAGVSLYGSEMNDMVSPLEAALAWTVDLSDENRAFIGRDALEALKDKGVKKTIVGLVLEGKGVINNHQKVMTNLGEGKVTSVILSPTIGKVIALASVPKGNLSVCEIEIRKRQVYAKIVEPPFVRNGTVLV, from the coding sequence ATAATGAAACAAACACCATTGTATCAAATACATGTAGAGTCACAAGGAAAGATGGTTGATTTTTGGGATTGTAAAATACCACTCAATTATGGTTCTCAAATTGAGGAGCATCATCAAGTACGCCATGATGCAGGTATGTTGGATATTTCACATATGAGTGTGGTGGATTTTAAAGGCGCTGAAGCAAAAGCATTTTTGCAAATTTTGATTGCTAATGATGTTGATAAGTTAAGAGTACAAGGAAAGGCTTTATATGGTTGTATATTAAATGAGCTAGGAGGGATAGTGGACGATTTGATTGTTTATTATCTAAATAATGAATATTATCGTATGGTTATCAATGCAAGGACTACCGATAAGGATATGTCTTGGATTAACACTAAAGCAAATAGTTTTGATGTATTGGTTGAGCCTATATCTGATTTAGCTATGATTGCTGTACAAGGTCCAAATGCAAGGGAAAAAGTATTCTCTGCTATACCAGGAGTAGAAGAGGTTTGTGGTGAGTTAAAATCATTTAATGCAGCTAGTTTAGGTAAGTTGTTTATTGCACGCATAGGCTATACAGGCGAAGATGGATTTGAAATTATGTTACCTTCAAATGCGGCAAAATTTACTTGGAAAATGCTGCTTGAAGCTGGTGTTAAACCTTATGGTTTAGGTGCATTTGATACTTTACGTTTAGAAGCAGGAGTGAGTTTATATGGTTCAGAAATGAATGATATGGTTTCACCACTTGAAGCAGCATTAGCTTGGACGGTTGATTTAAGCGATGAAAATCGTGCGTTTATAGGTCGTGATGCACTAGAGGCGTTAAAAGATAAAGGCGTTAAAAAAACCATTGTTGGTTTAGTTTTAGAAGGTAAAGGTGTGATTAATAACCACCAAAAAGTAATGACTAACCTAGGTGAAGGCAAAGTTACTTCAGTTATACTCTCACCTACTATAGGTAAGGTAATTGCACTGGCAAGCGTACCGAAAGGTAACCTTAGTGTGTGTGAAATTGAGATACGAAAAAGGCAGGTTTACGCTAAAATAGTTGAACCGCCATTTGTGCGTAATGGTACTGTATTGGTTTAA
- a CDS encoding septation protein IspZ: MNKFLLEFFPIVLFFVVYKFMGLYMAIYAMIGATFLHMMIVRYQIGRFENTNLITFGLLGILGGVTLVLRDPAFLMWKVSVLYVVFAFMLVLSMWIGKKTLLQRMLGKELDLPINVWCQLSWLWGFGFMGIAIVNAYYVNIALSAREALFTATELDPKIELTMLNCTNIAMSKLCITAQEAEESWVNFKLFGTIGLTLILIIIMIIFIKKYIKEDKK, translated from the coding sequence GTGAATAAATTCTTACTTGAATTTTTTCCTATTGTTCTATTTTTTGTTGTTTATAAATTCATGGGTTTGTATATGGCAATTTATGCCATGATTGGCGCGACTTTCTTGCATATGATGATTGTACGTTACCAAATTGGAAGGTTTGAAAATACGAATTTAATAACATTTGGTTTATTGGGTATTTTAGGAGGTGTGACGCTTGTTTTGAGAGATCCTGCATTTTTAATGTGGAAAGTTAGTGTGCTGTATGTGGTATTTGCTTTTATGTTAGTGTTAAGCATGTGGATTGGTAAGAAAACCTTATTACAAAGAATGTTAGGAAAGGAATTAGATTTGCCGATAAATGTATGGTGTCAACTTAGTTGGTTGTGGGGATTTGGTTTTATGGGTATTGCGATTGTTAATGCTTATTATGTTAATATTGCTTTAAGCGCTAGAGAGGCATTATTTACCGCTACTGAACTTGATCCTAAGATTGAATTGACAATGTTAAATTGCACGAATATAGCAATGAGTAAACTTTGTATTACTGCCCAAGAGGCTGAAGAATCTTGGGTTAATTTTAAATTATTTGGCACTATAGGGCTAACACTTATATTAATAATCATAATGATAATTTTTATTAAAAAATATATTAAAGAAGATAAAAAATAA
- a CDS encoding aminodeoxychorismate/anthranilate synthase component II: MLLMIDNYDSFTYNLVQYFGELGQTVEVYRNDEITIHDIEKLMPEFLVISPGPYAPNEAGISIEVIKYFSKKIPILGVCLGFQAIVQAFGGHIIGAKKIMHGKVSKIYHTNKGVFTSLKNPLNATRYHSLVAQQSTLPKCFEVTSWTKNNKGEVDEIMGVRHKKFATEGVQFHPESILTEQGHEILNNFLIRRAL; encoded by the coding sequence ATGTTGCTTATGATTGACAATTACGACTCATTTACCTATAATCTAGTGCAGTATTTTGGTGAGTTAGGACAAACTGTTGAAGTGTACCGTAACGATGAAATTACAATACATGACATTGAAAAACTTATGCCTGAATTTTTGGTAATTTCACCAGGCCCTTACGCACCAAACGAAGCAGGAATTTCAATTGAAGTTATTAAGTATTTTTCTAAGAAAATACCAATCTTAGGTGTATGTCTAGGGTTCCAAGCTATAGTTCAGGCTTTTGGTGGACATATTATTGGTGCAAAAAAAATTATGCATGGGAAGGTGTCTAAAATTTATCATACCAACAAAGGTGTATTTACAAGCCTCAAAAATCCACTCAATGCAACACGCTATCATTCATTAGTAGCACAACAATCAACTTTACCGAAATGCTTTGAAGTTACCTCATGGACCAAAAATAACAAAGGAGAAGTAGACGAAATTATGGGCGTTAGACATAAAAAATTTGCTACTGAGGGAGTCCAATTCCATCCGGAATCAATTTTAACCGAACAGGGTCATGAAATCTTAAATAATTTTTTAATAAGGAGGGCTTTATAA
- a CDS encoding histidine phosphatase family protein: protein MKLDLLRHGIPVGGHIYRGNQNDPISKNGWQQMLKSTQGGSWDYIASSPLIRCAKFAKYLSKKQSIYYEIINNFEELGFGDWQGKNVNSIGLKLVNNFRQDPINHQPPNAENLYDFQSRVLSSFEDIKLHHTNKSVLIIAHAGVIRIIKSYLLSLPVEKIFTMEVSCASSERFTI, encoded by the coding sequence ATGAAATTAGATCTACTTAGACACGGAATACCTGTTGGTGGGCATATTTATCGTGGCAACCAAAATGATCCTATTAGCAAAAATGGTTGGCAACAGATGCTCAAATCTACTCAAGGAGGATCATGGGATTACATTGCCAGTTCACCCTTAATACGTTGTGCTAAATTTGCTAAGTATTTATCCAAAAAACAAAGTATTTATTACGAAATTATTAATAATTTTGAAGAATTGGGTTTTGGTGATTGGCAGGGTAAAAATGTTAATTCTATTGGTCTAAAATTAGTTAATAATTTTAGACAAGATCCTATTAATCATCAACCACCTAATGCAGAAAACCTTTATGATTTTCAATCACGGGTTTTATCTTCCTTTGAAGATATTAAACTTCATCATACCAATAAATCAGTATTAATTATAGCGCACGCTGGTGTTATTCGAATAATTAAATCTTACTTATTAAGCCTACCCGTTGAAAAAATATTTACAATGGAAGTTTCTTGTGCATCCAGTGAACGTTTTACTATTTAG
- a CDS encoding PP0621 family protein yields MGIVKLIIIVLFVWMGFWLLKKFRKPIYRIKQKSSSNIMLACSVCKIHIPKNEAIIQNNKAYCSKEHLE; encoded by the coding sequence ATGGGGATTGTTAAGTTAATTATTATTGTTCTATTTGTTTGGATGGGTTTTTGGTTACTAAAAAAGTTTAGGAAACCAATTTATCGTATTAAGCAGAAATCTTCTAGCAATATAATGTTGGCTTGTAGTGTTTGCAAGATTCATATCCCTAAAAATGAGGCGATTATTCAAAATAATAAAGCATATTGCTCTAAAGAGCATTTAGAATAA
- the rpsI gene encoding 30S ribosomal protein S9 has protein sequence MVKTEIYYATGRRKTSVARVYMSKGKGVFIVNKRPMNEYFGRETSSMIINQPLDTSDMKDKFDFNIMVKGGGDTGQAGAIRLGVTRALIAYNNDLRGVLRKAGFVTRDARIVERKKVGRKKARKSEQFSKR, from the coding sequence ATGGTAAAAACAGAAATTTATTATGCAACAGGTAGAAGAAAAACATCAGTAGCTCGTGTTTATATGAGTAAAGGAAAAGGTGTTTTTATAGTTAATAAACGTCCAATGAATGAATATTTTGGACGTGAAACTTCTTCAATGATTATTAATCAACCATTAGATACGTCTGATATGAAAGATAAATTTGATTTTAATATTATGGTTAAAGGTGGTGGTGATACAGGCCAAGCTGGCGCGATTAGATTGGGAGTGACTCGTGCACTTATTGCATACAACAATGATTTACGGGGTGTATTACGTAAAGCAGGTTTTGTAACACGAGACGCTAGAATTGTAGAACGTAAGAAAGTTGGTCGTAAGAAAGCACGTAAGAGCGAGCAATTTTCTAAGCGTTAA
- a CDS encoding ribonuclease catalytic domain-containing protein — MINALVSYKGKPARIIKQTMHKFVLEFADGSSRLVREKDFRFIHSEFIQVDNSCTYTYADMSVLEDLQEEVLTLEEITEWLFDEYNAKNAWCSFVLIEDGLYFYWQKDKVFIRPTCQVENIRTKRDAKIIETKNLKHCADNIANNILDEQDLPYIRDIEKVALNQSKHAKVLSSIGVENIPESAYRLLLDLNYFKPSFNPYPTRNNILKDDQIDANIVKVERVDLTHLSSYAIDNFDSNDADDAISIDGDKIWIHIADVSLIATVGSELDAYAQKRASNLYLPDQIIHMLPISVTKMCALGLTETSYALSIGFILESGEINNIEVVRSIIKVTNISYDNADGMLDSNEYLSKLQSITKAHKQYRYRNGAISLNLPNVDIRFRQGQVLITQQRLSKSRELVAEMMVMAGRVVAQFAVDNNIVMPYTIQDKGEFSQEILDNQDRLSLSESFKATKFFKRSATSIKNLPHFGLGVKAYLRITSPLRRYLDLFAHQQLSRFIKGEDTLNKEDVKKIIGIHNTTMSSVGRTIRSSNNHYKCVYLLDNPLWKGDSFVVDIRGDKALLMIPELGMITQIRFKILPQLDEKIILKVTTVDLVDCSANFKSI; from the coding sequence TTGATTAACGCTTTAGTATCCTATAAAGGTAAGCCTGCACGTATTATCAAGCAAACGATGCATAAATTTGTATTAGAGTTTGCTGATGGTTCTTCACGCTTAGTACGAGAAAAAGATTTCCGTTTTATTCATTCTGAATTTATTCAGGTAGATAACTCATGTACATATACATATGCAGATATGTCTGTACTTGAAGATTTACAAGAGGAAGTATTAACATTAGAAGAAATAACGGAATGGTTATTTGATGAGTATAATGCTAAAAATGCTTGGTGTAGCTTTGTTTTAATTGAAGATGGGTTGTATTTTTATTGGCAAAAAGACAAAGTTTTTATACGCCCAACTTGCCAAGTTGAAAATATTCGAACTAAACGTGATGCTAAAATTATTGAGACTAAAAATCTTAAGCATTGTGCGGATAATATTGCTAATAATATATTGGATGAACAAGATTTACCCTATATTAGGGATATTGAAAAAGTGGCGTTAAATCAATCTAAGCATGCTAAGGTCTTATCTAGTATTGGTGTAGAAAATATACCTGAATCTGCTTATAGATTGTTATTAGATCTGAATTATTTTAAGCCAAGTTTTAATCCTTACCCAACTCGTAATAATATTCTTAAAGATGATCAAATTGATGCCAATATAGTGAAGGTTGAGCGGGTTGATTTAACGCATTTATCTAGTTATGCAATTGATAATTTTGATTCAAATGATGCTGATGATGCAATTAGTATTGATGGTGATAAGATTTGGATTCATATTGCTGATGTATCTTTGATTGCTACCGTTGGTTCTGAGTTGGATGCTTATGCACAAAAGCGTGCTTCTAATTTATATTTACCCGATCAAATTATCCACATGCTACCTATTTCTGTGACTAAGATGTGTGCATTAGGATTGACTGAAACATCATATGCTTTGTCGATAGGTTTTATTTTAGAATCAGGCGAAATTAATAACATTGAAGTGGTTCGTAGTATAATTAAAGTAACTAATATTAGTTATGATAATGCAGATGGGATGTTGGACTCTAATGAGTATTTATCAAAATTACAAAGTATCACAAAAGCACACAAGCAATATAGATATAGAAATGGCGCAATTAGTTTAAATTTGCCCAATGTTGATATTAGGTTTAGGCAGGGCCAAGTGTTAATTACACAACAAAGATTAAGTAAAAGTCGTGAATTGGTGGCCGAAATGATGGTGATGGCGGGTCGTGTTGTTGCACAATTTGCTGTTGATAATAATATTGTTATGCCTTATACAATTCAAGATAAAGGAGAATTTTCACAAGAAATATTAGATAATCAAGACAGATTATCTTTATCTGAGTCATTTAAAGCTACAAAATTTTTTAAACGCTCAGCTACATCTATCAAGAATTTACCCCATTTTGGGTTAGGAGTTAAGGCGTATTTACGTATTACTAGCCCACTTAGAAGGTATCTTGATTTATTCGCACATCAACAGCTTAGTCGATTTATTAAGGGTGAAGATACATTAAACAAGGAGGATGTTAAAAAGATTATTGGTATTCATAATACTACTATGTCTAGTGTTGGTAGGACGATACGTTCTAGTAATAATCATTATAAATGCGTTTATTTACTCGATAATCCATTATGGAAAGGTGATAGTTTTGTAGTGGATATACGAGGTGATAAAGCATTGCTTATGATTCCTGAGTTAGGTATGATAACTCAGATTAGGTTTAAAATTTTGCCTCAGCTAGATGAAAAAATAATACTAAAAGTAACAACTGTTGATTTAGTTGATTGTAGTGCTAATTTTAAGTCGATTTAG
- a CDS encoding NAD(P)H-dependent glycerol-3-phosphate dehydrogenase, with amino-acid sequence MSNNLSIIGAGAWGSALAIALYDNFDTIYLHTHTQANIKKLKSKHSALSIPYPNNVKIAYDLYKLQNSKNILITTPSYAFSEILEKIKPFINHTHKIAWGTKGFDTTKRCFLYESFKRLFPNHNGCVISGPSFAFEVALNKPTALVVASVDENTRNHFAKLIQTNTLRTYTNADIIGVEVGGSVKNILAIAAGITSGLKYGFNTQAALIARGLSEMSRLGKSLGAKNSTFIGLSGLGDLVLTCSDNLSRNRRFGQELVNNYNIKNALIKVGGTVEGLNTLDLILSIANKKKVEMPICEQVYQITQGNITPTEAVNYLMSREQQQNNE; translated from the coding sequence ATGAGTAATAACCTTAGCATCATTGGTGCTGGTGCTTGGGGAAGTGCCTTAGCCATTGCCCTTTATGATAACTTTGATACAATTTATCTACACACCCACACTCAAGCTAACATCAAAAAATTAAAATCAAAACATTCAGCATTATCCATACCCTATCCTAACAATGTAAAAATTGCTTATGATTTATATAAATTACAAAATTCTAAAAACATACTAATTACCACACCTAGCTACGCATTTTCTGAAATTTTAGAAAAAATAAAGCCATTCATTAATCATACTCATAAAATTGCTTGGGGTACAAAGGGTTTTGATACAACTAAAAGATGTTTTTTATATGAAAGTTTCAAACGTTTATTCCCAAATCATAATGGGTGTGTTATCTCTGGGCCAAGTTTTGCATTTGAAGTAGCATTAAATAAACCTACCGCATTAGTCGTGGCATCTGTTGATGAAAATACCAGAAATCACTTTGCAAAATTAATACAAACAAACACCTTGCGTACTTATACCAATGCTGACATTATCGGTGTAGAAGTTGGCGGATCAGTTAAAAATATCCTAGCCATCGCCGCAGGTATTACTTCTGGATTAAAATATGGTTTTAACACTCAAGCAGCCTTAATCGCTAGAGGCTTATCAGAGATGTCACGCTTAGGAAAAAGTCTTGGTGCAAAAAATTCTACTTTTATTGGCTTATCTGGTTTAGGAGATTTAGTACTTACTTGTTCAGATAATCTATCTAGAAACAGGAGATTTGGCCAAGAATTAGTTAACAACTATAATATCAAAAATGCATTAATCAAGGTAGGGGGTACAGTTGAAGGACTTAATACACTTGATCTTATTTTGTCTATTGCCAATAAAAAAAAAGTAGAAATGCCAATTTGTGAGCAGGTTTATCAGATTACTCAAGGAAATATAACCCCTACTGAAGCAGTTAATTATTTAATGTCTAGAGAGCAACAACAAAATAACGAATGA
- a CDS encoding glutaredoxin domain-containing protein, which produces MKKNIIYCSDSCFFCQKAYQLLEKKGIPFKKHYVRTQVDWNEVKEKTNRTTVPQIFINNFYIGGFDDLSAAEQSGKLDEILNKP; this is translated from the coding sequence ATGAAAAAAAATATTATTTATTGCTCAGATTCTTGTTTTTTTTGCCAAAAAGCTTACCAATTACTTGAAAAAAAAGGTATTCCTTTTAAGAAACACTACGTTAGGACACAAGTCGACTGGAATGAAGTGAAAGAAAAAACAAATAGAACAACCGTTCCACAAATATTTATTAATAACTTCTATATAGGAGGATTTGATGACTTATCAGCTGCAGAACAATCCGGAAAATTAGATGAAATTTTAAATAAACCATGA
- a CDS encoding chorismate--pyruvate lyase family protein yields the protein MFNTKNLIWTSLNQIRNIPDHILAWLDDYQSLTAKLKQKFNRFSVNILSQEESIPHADEIKLLDWYSQFVVREVELLGNDQVIVFARSIIPITNNTQSLLKIGNHPLGEILFNDANIKRGQLQVTYTHGTWGRRSLLTIGSTQILVSEFFIKTNKLIS from the coding sequence ATGTTTAACACAAAAAATTTAATATGGACAAGCTTAAATCAAATTAGAAATATACCTGATCACATTCTTGCTTGGCTTGATGATTATCAATCCTTAACCGCTAAACTAAAACAAAAATTTAATCGATTTTCAGTTAATATTTTATCACAAGAAGAATCCATTCCACATGCTGATGAAATAAAATTGCTTGATTGGTACAGCCAATTTGTTGTACGTGAAGTAGAGCTTTTAGGAAATGATCAAGTTATTGTATTTGCTAGGTCAATCATCCCCATTACTAACAACACACAAAGCTTATTAAAAATTGGTAATCACCCTTTAGGTGAAATATTGTTTAATGATGCAAATATTAAACGCGGTCAATTACAAGTTACCTATACACATGGAACTTGGGGTAGAAGATCTCTCCTTACCATTGGTTCAACTCAAATATTGGTGAGTGAATTTTTTATAAAAACTAATAAATTAATTAGTTGA